One part of the Streptomyces ferrugineus genome encodes these proteins:
- the mycP gene encoding type VII secretion-associated serine protease mycosin, which translates to MALTGALLLTSAPTASADYIRDKQWVIDVINFEKVWKESQGQGVTVAVVDTGVDGTHPDLVGQVLKGKDVTGGGGDPQDDTDGHGTGMASLIAGHGHGVNNSSGVVGLAPKAKILPIKAAVRDDYDDDQWAEGVRYAVDRGAKVINLSFADSLAHPDSEGAAAIEYALQRDVVVVSGTGNDGSEGLEYPAKLPGVVAVGAVDESLKVWGNSNYGPGVTLTAPGVNIARADTSHSSGYAEGSGVSDATAYVSATAALVRAKYPDLTAGQVINRLIKSATFLDRDVKKVPDEEYGYGLIRPYSALTMDIPKGPKQGPLAQSSPSTSTNSGAAPDDNDSTSQAKKKKKSSSGSTLLIAGIAAAVLVIGGILFAVLRSRRNGGNGGPGSGGGTPPHGTGYPPQPPTGYQQYPNTPPNQGYPAPPGQSPQHPNPYAQQPPHQGQ; encoded by the coding sequence GTGGCGTTGACTGGAGCCTTGCTCCTCACTTCAGCTCCTACTGCCTCAGCGGACTATATTCGCGACAAACAGTGGGTCATCGACGTTATTAACTTCGAGAAGGTTTGGAAAGAATCTCAGGGGCAAGGGGTCACAGTAGCCGTCGTCGACACGGGAGTGGACGGTACTCACCCTGATTTGGTCGGGCAGGTCCTAAAAGGGAAGGACGTCACCGGGGGTGGTGGTGATCCACAAGACGATACCGATGGTCATGGTACCGGCATGGCGAGTCTAATCGCGGGCCATGGGCATGGGGTGAATAATTCCTCAGGTGTGGTTGGTCTCGCCCCCAAAGCCAAGATTCTTCCCATCAAGGCTGCCGTTCGTGACGATTACGATGACGATCAGTGGGCAGAAGGAGTTCGCTATGCAGTTGATCGCGGCGCAAAAGTAATTAATCTTTCATTTGCTGATTCTCTAGCTCACCCCGATTCTGAGGGTGCGGCAGCAATTGAGTATGCATTGCAGCGCGATGTGGTTGTTGTGTCAGGCACAGGGAATGATGGAAGCGAAGGTCTGGAGTACCCTGCCAAGCTCCCAGGCGTCGTAGCGGTAGGTGCTGTTGATGAGTCGCTAAAGGTTTGGGGGAATTCGAACTACGGTCCCGGCGTGACACTGACTGCTCCCGGAGTAAACATCGCCAGAGCGGATACCAGCCATTCGAGCGGCTATGCTGAGGGTAGTGGAGTCTCCGATGCCACTGCTTATGTTTCTGCAACGGCTGCCCTGGTCCGCGCCAAGTACCCAGACCTCACCGCAGGCCAGGTCATCAACCGCCTGATCAAGTCAGCCACGTTCCTCGACCGCGACGTCAAGAAGGTGCCCGACGAGGAGTATGGCTACGGTCTGATCCGCCCGTACTCGGCGCTCACGATGGACATCCCCAAGGGTCCCAAGCAGGGCCCCCTCGCCCAGTCCTCGCCGTCCACGTCCACGAACTCAGGCGCCGCGCCCGACGACAACGACAGCACAAGCCAGGCCAAGAAAAAGAAGAAGTCCTCCTCGGGTAGCACCCTCCTCATCGCCGGCATCGCAGCCGCAGTGCTGGTAATCGGCGGCATCCTCTTCGCGGTACTCCGCAGCCGCCGCAACGGAGGCAACGGAGGCCCTGGATCCGGCGGCGGAACCCCTCCCCACGGCACGGGTTACCCGCCCCAGCCACCCACGGGCTACCAGCAGTACCCCAACACGCCTCCCAACCAGGGATACCCCGCACCTCCCGGACAGTCCCCGCAGCACCCGAACCCCTACGCCCAACAGCCTCCGCACCAAGGGCAGTAA